From a region of the Teredinibacter turnerae genome:
- a CDS encoding HAD family hydrolase, translated as MHAISTILFDLGGVLLELDGLPIKDSWVDNPIPAEQNWLAWLQSPTVKGFETGQISEEEFVLGVVKEFNLKIDEQMFREAFINWPKSLFPGAAGLLEQLKPHYKLAFFSNTNRLHLPRLLHNLNLASYFNHTYASYEIGLFKPDVESFVYVANDMQVAPEHILFIDDNQVNIDGAIAAGMHGKRAVGLDDVRAVLAEFGLL; from the coding sequence ATGCATGCTATTTCCACAATTCTGTTCGATTTGGGTGGTGTTTTATTAGAGCTAGATGGGCTGCCTATTAAAGATAGCTGGGTGGATAATCCGATACCGGCGGAGCAAAACTGGTTGGCCTGGCTGCAATCACCCACCGTCAAGGGATTTGAAACTGGGCAGATAAGTGAGGAGGAGTTTGTCCTGGGGGTCGTGAAGGAATTTAATCTTAAAATAGATGAGCAAATGTTTCGAGAGGCGTTTATAAACTGGCCTAAATCCCTGTTCCCAGGCGCTGCAGGCCTGCTCGAGCAATTAAAGCCGCACTATAAGCTGGCATTTTTCTCAAACACCAATCGCCTGCATCTTCCCAGATTGCTTCACAACTTAAACCTGGCCAGTTATTTCAACCACACCTATGCATCTTACGAGATAGGTTTATTTAAACCGGATGTAGAGAGCTTTGTCTATGTTGCCAACGATATGCAAGTTGCCCCTGAACATATCCTGTTTATAGACGACAATCAGGTAAATATCGATGGAGCAATCGCCGCTGGAATGCACGGGAAAAGAGCCGTAGGGCTGGATGACGTGAGGGCAGTGTTGGCTGAATTCGGTTTGTTGTAG
- a CDS encoding immune inhibitor A domain-containing protein: MPLRFCSSIVLSLCLLPAAYAAKAPQHHSGGPFDLAIANEEKLISMLKKSGKISSTASRHEAEQALYAILRQRQQAAQAASLTVSESPTQFAVKHQKNKKFTKASLMPGSVPNGGAVRNVVVEPYDGEKKTAKLLTILMEFPDYPHNAVSAGDTDFYYEDYNKEHYAELLFSEEDFAGPNGESLITMQGYYDAQSGGSYGVSGTVAGWYMASQPAAYYGGNDPTTENDIAPRELVTEALLAAQADPTVNLADFDVEDRYDLDGDGDYWEPDGLVDHVQVIHSSVGEEAGGGALGDDAIWSHRWNLGDILFLEDTPTDAPYWDGVMAAYDYTIQPIDAAAGVICHEYGHDLGLPDEYDTQYSGRGEPVSFWSLMSSGSWTGKIAGTQPSGFSPWAKEYLQSTLSGNWQTGVAVSVDDLDAHGAFYLLDEAVTKGTNNDAIRVDLPPKKTVILEPYSGDMVYFSGSGNDLFNVLSVTVDLTGATTADLSFMANYDIETDWDYAYVTVDGVPIPGNVTTTSDPNGQNLGYGITGATPGWVEAQFDLSPYVGAVLELGFYYVTDSYVSNPGFYMDDIKVEVDGVSTLLGDADGEDAFIYDGFTKDGGYVNTEHYYLLEWRTHHGIDEGLKYIGVADSYMSTNEGLVVWYYDSLFGTDNWVGNHPGEGFLGVVDADQSTLLWSDGYPASTRYQIHDAAFGVKPARPVNVTIPDGSGSFLRLVDRDVQPEAFFRDHWDYISPLIPDAGKLLPEYGLMIRVVDDSPNGSVGKVRIANRSK, from the coding sequence ATGCCTCTACGTTTTTGTTCGTCTATTGTGTTATCGCTTTGCTTGCTGCCAGCGGCATATGCAGCCAAAGCCCCTCAGCACCATAGCGGTGGTCCGTTCGACCTTGCTATTGCTAATGAGGAAAAATTAATTTCCATGCTTAAAAAATCAGGGAAGATTTCGTCTACGGCTTCACGTCACGAAGCAGAGCAGGCGTTATATGCCATTTTGCGACAGCGCCAGCAGGCGGCGCAGGCAGCTTCGCTGACGGTGTCTGAGTCCCCGACGCAATTCGCTGTTAAGCATCAAAAAAATAAAAAGTTCACCAAAGCGTCTTTAATGCCCGGCAGTGTTCCCAATGGGGGTGCTGTGCGCAATGTGGTGGTGGAGCCTTACGATGGTGAAAAGAAAACCGCAAAGCTGCTCACCATTTTGATGGAGTTTCCCGATTACCCACACAATGCAGTATCGGCGGGTGATACGGATTTTTATTACGAAGATTACAACAAAGAGCACTACGCAGAATTGTTGTTCAGTGAAGAAGATTTCGCTGGTCCTAATGGTGAATCGCTGATCACTATGCAGGGTTATTACGACGCGCAATCCGGTGGCAGTTATGGTGTGAGTGGTACGGTTGCTGGCTGGTATATGGCGAGCCAGCCAGCTGCCTATTACGGCGGCAACGATCCGACGACTGAAAACGATATTGCTCCACGTGAACTGGTGACTGAAGCGTTGTTAGCCGCGCAGGCTGACCCAACAGTGAACCTGGCTGACTTCGACGTGGAAGACCGTTACGACCTCGATGGTGATGGCGATTATTGGGAACCCGATGGCCTCGTCGACCATGTCCAGGTTATTCACTCTTCTGTTGGTGAAGAAGCGGGTGGCGGTGCATTGGGTGATGATGCCATTTGGTCTCACCGCTGGAATCTGGGTGATATTTTATTCCTGGAAGACACCCCAACAGACGCACCTTATTGGGATGGCGTCATGGCAGCTTACGATTATACGATTCAACCAATCGATGCGGCTGCTGGGGTAATCTGTCATGAATACGGTCACGATCTTGGTCTACCTGACGAATACGATACTCAGTACAGCGGACGCGGCGAGCCAGTTTCTTTCTGGTCATTAATGTCCAGCGGTTCCTGGACAGGTAAAATCGCGGGTACGCAACCCTCCGGCTTTAGCCCATGGGCAAAAGAGTACTTGCAAAGCACGCTTTCAGGTAACTGGCAGACCGGCGTTGCAGTGAGCGTGGACGATCTGGACGCGCACGGTGCATTTTATCTGTTGGATGAGGCGGTTACCAAAGGCACAAACAACGATGCGATTCGTGTCGATTTGCCACCGAAGAAAACCGTAATCCTCGAGCCTTACAGCGGCGATATGGTGTACTTTAGCGGTTCAGGTAATGATCTCTTTAATGTACTGTCAGTCACTGTTGACCTCACCGGGGCAACTACCGCTGATTTGTCTTTTATGGCGAACTACGACATTGAGACAGACTGGGATTACGCCTATGTAACTGTTGATGGCGTGCCGATTCCGGGCAACGTTACCACCACCAGCGACCCCAATGGGCAAAACCTTGGTTACGGCATCACCGGTGCGACTCCTGGCTGGGTTGAAGCACAATTCGATCTCAGCCCCTATGTTGGCGCAGTTCTCGAACTCGGCTTCTACTATGTTACCGACTCCTATGTATCTAACCCGGGCTTCTACATGGATGACATCAAAGTCGAAGTCGACGGTGTTTCCACATTGCTTGGCGATGCGGACGGCGAAGATGCCTTTATCTACGATGGTTTCACCAAAGATGGCGGTTATGTAAATACCGAGCACTACTACTTGCTGGAATGGCGCACCCATCACGGTATTGATGAGGGCTTGAAATATATCGGTGTTGCAGACAGTTACATGTCGACTAACGAAGGTCTTGTGGTTTGGTACTACGACAGCCTGTTTGGTACTGACAACTGGGTAGGAAATCACCCAGGTGAGGGCTTCCTCGGTGTGGTCGATGCGGATCAGTCTACGCTGCTGTGGAGTGACGGTTATCCCGCTTCAACCCGCTATCAGATACACGATGCTGCCTTCGGTGTGAAACCTGCGCGTCCGGTAAATGTAACCATTCCCGACGGGTCTGGAAGCTTCCTGCGCCTGGTTGACCGCGATGTTCAACCGGAAGCCTTCTTTAGAGATCATTGGGATTACATCTCCCCTCTGATTCCTGATGCAGGTAAACTTTTGCCAGAATACGGCTTGATGATTCGTGTTGTCGATGATTCGCCAAATGGCTCTGTAGGTAAAGTTCGTATTGCCAATCGCAGTAAATAA